The Mesoterricola silvestris sequence ACGCCACGCCCCGGCCCACCAGGCTGCCCACGTTGATGATCATGTAGAAGATGGCGAACCCGAGGGTCTTGCGGGCGCCGGCGGTCTTCTGGACCGTGCCGGCGATGCAGGGCTTCACGATGCTGCCGCCCAGGCCGATCATCACCACGCCGCCGACGATGGGCACCGCGGTGCGCCAGCCCACGGTCACCTCCGAGGAGAACACGGGGGCCAGCTTCGCCCCGCCGAACCACACGGGATAGCCCATGAGGAAGTAGGCGATGGCCAGCAGCACGAAGGCCACCAGGAGGGATTTCTTGAAGCCGTACTGATCGGCCAGGGATCCCGAAAGGATGGGCAGGAAGTACACCAGGAACCACAGCACGCTGCTGTTCAGGAAGCTGGGCCAGTAGGCCCCGAACCCCAGCTGGCCCAGGTAGAGCACCACGAAGCTGGCCATGGCGTAATAGGCCGCCCGCTCGCAAAGCTCGGTGCCGTTGGCGGTCCAGAAGCTGCTGGGAAACCCAGGCTGCGCGCTGCCCTTGGGGCCATGGTCATTCATCGGGATCTCCAGGTCTGCCTCGTAAAGCTTTGCATGGGACGGGCGCCGGGGAAAGCGCCGTGCCGAGGGTCACAAAACGGATCGGGAATTCCGAAATGAAGGAACGCGGGTGCTAGGCTCGAAGGCATGAAGAAGCGTCCCTTCCCCCTTCGCACCGCGGTGCAGGCCGCGTTCCTGGCGCTGTGCGGCTGGATCGGGGTGGAGTTCGCGCTGTTCATGCACGGGCGCGCATCCCACCCGCCCGGGGCGGAGGGCTTCCTCCCCATCAGCGCCCTGCTGAGCCTCAAGTTCTGGGCCGCCACCGGCCGCATCTGCGAGCTGCACCCCGCGGGTCTCTTCATCTTCCTGGCCATCCTCGCGCTGGGCCTCTTCCTGAAGAAGGCCTTCTGCAGCTGGCTCTGCCCCGTGGGGGCCCTCAGCGAGGGCCTGTGGCGCCTGGGGGCCAAGCTCTTCGGCCGGCACCTGGAACCGCCACGCTGGCTGGACTACCCCCTGCGCTCCCTGAAATACCTGCTCCTGCTCTTCTTCCTCTGGGCCGCCTGGAGGATGGACGGACCCGCCCTGCAGGGCTTCCTGTACAGCCCCTTCAACGCTGCCGCGGACCTGCGCATGTACCTCTTCTTCGCCCGCATCTCCGCCACCGCCCTGGCCGTGGTGCTCGTCCTGGCCGCCCTCTCCCTGGTCGTGAAGAACGTCTGGTGCCGCTACCTCTGCCCCTACGGCGCGCTCCTGGGCCTCCTGAGCCTGGCCAGCCCCCTGCGCATCACCCGGTCCAAGGCCACCTGCATCGATTGCAAGCTCTGCACGAAGGCCTGCCCCTCCCGCATCCAGGTGCACGCGGCCACCCGCGTGGCCAGCGACGAGTGCACCGCCTGCCTGCGCTGCGTGGAAGCCTGCCCCGTGAAGGACACCCTGGAGATGCGCGCCCCCGGCGGCAAGGCCGTGCCCCGGGCCGTGTTCGCGGCGCTGGTGGTGGGCCTCTTCATGGCCATCACGGGCCTCGCGATGATCACGGGCCACTGGCAGAACATCATCACGGCCGAAGACTACCGCGAGCTCATCCGGATGCAGGATTAAAAGGGTGGCTGCGTTTCCGTCCGTGTCCCGGACCTTCGCCCCGGTCCGTTGGCGCCGACGTTGATTGGTCGGGCCGGCTTCCCGCAGCTTCCGCCACCGTCGTCCATGGATCACGGCAAGCGCCAGCAGCAGCTCGCTGCTGCGCAAGCGCTACCGATGGGTCGGCGCATGGTGTCGGGACCCGGTTGGGTCGCGCCCCCCTGCCGGAACCCGGCTGAAAACCACCGCAGCCCCCGGCAGGGCAAGCCTGTCCGGGCCCGGTCCTATCGGAGTCCCAACACCGCGTTCGTACGGTCCCGCACGGCCCTAAGGACGTCCGTCTCCTTGGTGAGGTCGTGGCCGTGGGAGGGGACCATTTTCCGGATGATGGCCTGCCCTTCCGCCGTTCGGGATTCGGAGAAGCATTTGAGGATGAGGTCCACCATGGTGGCCGCGCAGGTGGAGGCCCCGGGGCTGGCGCCCAGGAGGGCGGCGAGGGTTCCGTCCGCGGCGGCCACCATCTCGGTGCCGAACTCCAACTTGCCGCCCTGCTTGGGATCCTTCTTGATGATCTGGACCCGCTGGCCGGCGATCTCCAGATCCCAGTCCTCCAGGCGCGCGGTGGGGATGAAGTCCCGGAGGGTCTTCACCCGGTCCTCCTGGGACTGGAGCACCTGGCCGATGAGGTAGCGGGTCAGGTCGAGGTTGTGGAGGCCGGCGAAGAGCATGGGCTTGAGGTTGGTGGTCTTCACCGAACGGGGCAGGTCCAGGTACGAGCCCTCCTTGAGGTACTTCGTGGTGAACCCGGCGTAGGGGCCGAAGAGCAGGGCCCGGGATTCCCCGATGATGCGGGTGTCCAGGTGGGGCACGGACATGGGCGGGGCCCCGATGGTGGCCTTGCCGTACACCTTGGCGGCGTGGCGGGCCACGATGGAGGGGTTCTTGCACACCAGCCACTGGCCGCTCACGGGGAAGCCCCCGTAGCCGTCCGCCTCGGGGATGCCGGACTTCAGCAGGAGGGGCAGGGCCCCGCCGCCGGCGCCCAGGAACACGAACCGGGCGGTGAATTCCTTGTGGCCGCCTTCCTTGCGGTCGGCCACCTTCAGCCGCCAGAGCCCGTAGGGCTCCCGGGTGAGGTCCTGGACGTCGTGGTTCACTTCCAGGCGGAAGCCGGGCCGGCGCTTCAGGGCGGTGAACATGGTGTGGGCCAGGCTGCCGAAATCCAGATCGGTGCCCCGGTCCACCCGGGTGGCCGCCAGGGGGGTGCCGGGCTCCCGGCCCTCCATGATCAGGGGCATCCATTCCTTGAGCTCGGCCGGATCCTCCGTGATGCGCATGTCCGCGAACATGGGGTGGCCGGAGAGGCGGGCCTGGCGGGTGCGCAGGAACCGGGTGTTGGCCTCGCCCCACACGAAGCTCAGGTGGGGGCAGGGGTTCAGGAACGTGGAGGGGGCGGGGATGATGCCCCGTTCCACCAGGTGGGACCAGAACTGCAGGGACACCTCGAAGGAGGCGTTGATGTTCAGGGCCTTGGTGATGTCCACGGACCCGTCGGGCTTCTCGGGGGTGTAGTTCAGTTCGCAGTTGGCGGCGTGGCCCGTGCCGGCGTTGTTCATGGCCTGGCTGCTCTCCTCGGCCACGTCGCCCAGGCGCTCCAGCACGAGAATGCGCATGTCCCCGCGGAGCTCGGCCAGCATGGTGGCCAAGGTGGCGCTGACGATCCCGCCCCCCACGATGGCGACATCGACCTGATTCTCCTTGGGAACCACGTGTCCTCCTGGGAATTTTCCCCATTATGCCTAGCCCCCGGCGTCAGCGGCCGGGTAATTTCGGAGCTGGCCTTCGATAATTCCGGAGGTGGAGTCTCAGTCTCCGAAAACCTGGTTGCGCACCAGGGCCTCGGTGGACCAGGGGGCCGGGGCCCCGCCCAGGTATTTGGCGAACCACTCCAGGTGGGCGTTGTAGTAGACGGGCATGGACTTGAGCCGGTCGGGCCAGTGGCCGTCGTTCTTGAAGACGAGGAGGCGCGAGGGCACCTTCGCCAGCTGCAGGTCCGTGAAGAACTCCAGGCTCTGGGTGTAGGGCACCCGGTAATCCTTCTCCCCGGTGATGACCAGGCAGGGGGTCTTGAAGGCCTGGGCGCTGCCGGAGGGGTTCATGCGGTCGTAGGCGGCCTTGTGGGAGGTGGGGGTGCCCCCCAGGTCCCATTCCGGGAACCAGAGCTCCTCCGTGGACCCGTGCATGGCCGGCAGGTCATAGACGCCCATCATGGCGGCCAGGGCCTTGAACCGGGTGGTGTGCCCCTCCAGCCACATCATGGCGTAGCCGCCCCAGGACCAGCCCATGGCGCCCATGCGCGACGCGTCCACGTAGGGCAGGGCCGCCAGGGCGTCGGTGACCTTGGCGATATCGGTCATGACCTTGCCGTCCCAGTCCCTGGAGATGGCGTTGGTGAAGGCCTGGCCGTAGCCCGTGGAACCGTGGGGATTGGGGAAGGCCACCACATACCCGGCGCCGGGGTACACCTGCCAGTCGCCCCGGAAGGTGTCGGACCACATCATCTGGGGCCCGCCGTGCACGTTGAGGATCAGCGGATACTTCTTCGCGGGGTCGAAGCCGTGGGGCTTGACGATGAAGACCTGCACGGGCGTGCCGTCCGCCCCCTTCACCCACAGCTCCTCCGCCGGGCGCAGGTCCACCTCGGCGGCCACCGCGTCGTTGAAGGCGGTGAGTTTTCGCAGTTCCTTCCCGGGGAAGCGGCAGCTCCAGACCTCGGAGGCCTCGCCCACGCGGTTGCGCACGAACACCACGGAGCCCTGGTCCGGGGCCACCACGAACTCCCGGATGCTCTGGCCTTCCAGCATGCGCACGGGCTTGCCGGAGGACAGCTCCACCCGGTACAGGGGATAGCGTCCCTTTTCCTGGATGGTGAACCATAGGGCCTTGCCGTCGGCCGACCACTGGAAGCTTTCCACGGGGTTGTCCAGGGCCTCCGTGAGGTTCCGGAAGGCCTTGGCGGTGCGGTCGTAGACCCCCAGGCGGAAGCGGTCGGATTCGAAGCCCGGCACCTGCTGGAACTTGTAAGCGATCCACCGGCCGTCCGGGGAGTAGCGGGGCGCGCCGTCGGCCGCGGGGTTGGCCCCGGTGATGCAGACGGGCGTGCGATCCCCATCCAGGCGGATGAGGAAGAGGTCGGTGTTGGTGGACCGGGCCGGTTCCGCGCCATTGGGCGTGGCCACGCACAGCTCCCGGCCGTCGGGAGCCACGTCGTAGCTCTGGTCATAGCCCGGGAAGTCGCGCGGCCCCGAGGTGATGGCCGTGACCGGCCCGCCGTCCGCCGGGGCGGAAAACAGGTGGGTGTACTGGAAATCCCGGTACGAGGTCCAATGGCGGTACAGCAGCGAATCGGCCAGGTGCGCCTGGACGGGCCCCTTCTCCAGCTTGTCCGCCATGGCCTTGTTGCGGGCCTCGTCCGCCATGGCCTCCGGGAACACGGTGGACTGGAAGAAGAGCGTCTTCCCCACCACCAGCGGGTCCGCGATGCCCGGCCCGAAGGAGGTGAGCGCCTTCGCCTCCCCGCCCCCCATGTCCATGCGCCACACCTGGGAGCCCTCCTCCCGGTTGGAGACGAACGTGAAGGATTTCCCGTCCGCGGACCAGCGGGGCAGCGTATCCGAATGCCCCGCGAAGGTGAGCTGCCGCACCGCTCCGCTCCGCAGGTCCGCCATCCACACATGGGTGGCCCGCGTGGACTTGCGCAGATCCTGGGAGGCGACCTCGAACAGGACCCGGGACCCGTCCGGCGACAGCGCCAGGTGCGCCACATCCTTCAACCGGTAGAGGTCCTCAATGGAAAACGCCCGCGGCGCGGCGGAAAGCCAAGGGCATATCAGAAGGGGCAGAATGCGGCGCGCGATGTTCACGGGACTCCCTCGAAGACACTCCATCCAGATTCCTGAAACTCCTCCGCCGACACAAGGAAAAGGTGCGGGCTCAGGGGTCGGCCCGTGGAGTTTCCGGTCCCCCCAATCAGCCCCTGCCGGGGGCCGCACGTTTATTCGGCCGGCTTCCCACCTGCGCCGCGACCCACCGGGGTCCCGACCCGAAGCCCCGACCCACCGGTAGCGCATTCGCAGCAGCAAGCTGCTGCGAATTCGCTGCCCGTGATCCCGTGACAGCGGGGCTCGGGAACGTGGGCGAAGTGGGCAACGGTGCACAGCCCAAGGCATGACCCCGGTGGTCTTCCGGCCGCGCGATGAACAGGCGCACCCCCCGTCCCCAATCACCCATCGTCAACGGATCACGGCAAGCGCAATCGCAGCAGCTTGCTGCTGCGATTGCGCTACCGGTGGGTCGGCGCAAGCGGTCGGAACCCCTGTGGGTCGCAACCTCGGTGGGAAGCCGGCCGAATAAACCCGCGGCCCCCGGCAGGGGCTGCTTGACAGGATGGACGTTCGTTAGGCCTTGGCGCCCACGTGGAAGGAGTCCGGCAGCAGCGTGAGGCCGATGAGCACCAGTTGGCTGCCGATGAAGAGGAAGAGCCACATGAAGGCGGCGTCGGTGAAGCCGTAGGAATGGAGGCCCACGCCCAGCATGTTCACGCCGAACCAGGAGAGGCTGGTGATGATGTTGCCGAAGATGGCGCAGGCCATGAGGCCCTTTTCCCGGATGTAGCCGGCCCAGCGGGCGTGGAGGATGACGGCGTTCCACAGCACGATGAGGAGGGCGCCGTTCTCCTTGGGGTCCCAGCCCCAGAAGCGGCCCCAGGACTGGTCGGCCCAGATGCCGCCCAGCACCGTGCCCACGAAGCTGAAGAGCAGGGCGAAGCAGATGATGCCGTAGGTCATGTCCGCGAGGACCTTGGTGGTGGCCTCGTCCCGGTTGCGGGCGAAGAGCTTGCGCAGGGTGAAGGCGATGGCGATGGCGCCGGCCAGGAAGGTGGCGCTGTAGCCGATGGTGATGGTCACCACGTGGGTGGCCAGCCAGAAATTGGAATCCAGCACGGCGCGCATCATCTCCATGGTGTCGCCCTCCATGGCCAGGTGGTGGGCGATGATGAGGGAGACGAACCCGGAGGCGGCGCCCACGGCGGTGGCGAAGCCCCGGCGGTACATCCGTTCCAGCACGATGGCCAGGATCACCGCGCCCCAGCCCACGAAGACGGCGGAGGAGTAGAGGTTGGTGACCGGGGGCCGGCCCTGCAGGACGATGCGGGAGGCCAGGCCCAGGGTGTGGATGATGGCGGCGCCCCACAGGAAGGAGAAGGCCCCCTCCTGGAAGAACTCCCGCCGGCCCAGCCAGGAGAAGAAGATGCCGCCCAGGGCCAGCATGTAGAAGATCATGCCGATGTAGAAGGGCTCCACCCGGTTGAAGAGCAGTTCCGAGCCCGCCCGGCGCAGGGCCTCGGGGCGGACCGAGCTCACCTGGCTGGCCAGGTCGGCGGTGGCGGCGTTGAAGGAGGCGGCGTCACCCACGGTGTAGGCGGCCCCGGCCCGGGCCAGGGGCAGGAGGGAGGGGTGCATGGAGCCGGCGCTGGCCCGGTCCAGGGCGGTGCCCACGGAGAGCCAGGCGTCGGGGTCCTGGCCCGCCAGGGGGGCCAGGGGCTTGAACAGCGCCAGCTCCGCCAGGGCCTGGTGCCGCGCGGCGGCCTCGGGGGTGTTGAGGGTCTGGAGCTCCATGAAGAGCCCGGGGGTGTCCATGAGCTGCATGGAGTTGCGCAGGCCGTGGTACTTCTCGAGCCGGCCGTAGAGCTTGACCACGGCGGACTGGAAGCGGGAGCGCTTCACGGCCTCGATGCCCATGGCGGTCTGGGCCTGCTTGACGATCTCGTCCAGGTGGGGGCCCAGGGTGGCGAAGCTGAAGCGCCGCTGGTTGCTCTGGGCCATGCCCATGAGGCCCAGCACGTCGGGATCGTCGATGCTGAAGATGGGCTGCTGGTCGGCCACCGCGGGACGGAACATGACGTCCAGGATCCATTCGTCGGGGCTGAGGGTGCGGTTCTCGAAGCGGATGGTCTGGCGTTCCTGGATGAGCAGGATGGCGTTGCGGGCCACGGAGTCCAGGGGCTTGACGCGGCCGCCCTCCAGCACCGGCATGCGGCAGAACTTCTCGATCTCCATGCCGCGCACGGGCCGCGGGGGCATCATCATGAAGATGGCCGCGGCCAGCGTGAGGACCGCGGGCAGCCATTTGGCGAGTCGGTTGAGGTTCATGCGGTCACCTGCTGGGTTTCATGGCGCTTCTTCATGGAGCGCCGGAGGGTGATCCCGAAGTGGATGAGCAGGCCCAGGGTGATGAGCGTGCAGGAGATGTAGGGGATGAGCCATCCGGGGTTCTTCACCACCTGGAGGATGCTCAGCTGGTCCCCCTTGCCGAAGCTGGCCTGGTAGAAGGCCCTGCCGTCGTAGCGCAGGGGCTGGTTCATGGAGATGAGCACGTCCCGCTCCTCGCCCCGGGTGGGGTCGGAGATGTGCACCAGGCTGGAGAAGTTCTTGGGGATCTGGGTGCCGGGATAGACGTCGTGGCTGAACTTCTTGAGGGTGATGGAGTAGGGCAGGTAGTACCGCCGGTTGTGCACGCCCAGGGTATAGGTGTGGCCCTCGTGGATGAAGCTCTGGGGGGCGCCGATGCCGTTGGAGGCCAGCCAGGTGCCGTAGCTGTGTCCGCCGGCCATGGGCTCCACGATGGCCGTGACCATGTTGACCTCGGTTTCCGTGGCGGCCAGGGGCGCTTCGGCGACCTTGACGCCGGTGCCCACGCCCTGGGTGGCCAGGGGCGGCGGGTCGCCGGGGCCCAGCCGGGTGAGGGTGGCGTTGGGGTAGAACTTCTTCACGCGGATGGTCAGGGGCGTGCCGGGAAGGGGCACGTCCTTGCCCTTGGCCAGGAGGCTCTCGGGCACGCCGTAGGCCTGGGGCAGGGCGGGGTTGGTCACGTCCGTGACGGTCAGCTCGAAGTCCCGGGGGCTCTCCAGCCAGTTCACGGTCTGGCCGTTCTCGATGGACATGTTGGTCTCCACCTGGAAGGCGCCGGTGGAGAATTCCCCCGCCACCAGGAGGATCAGGCCGCCGTGGGCCAGCCAGAGCCCGCACTTGGACCAGTTGGCCTCCAGGCGCCGGATGCCGGCCAGGGAGAGGTTGAAGACCAGCACGAGGCCCACCAGGGCCCCGCCGGGGAAGATGGGCAGGGGGAAGGCGAGGCCGGGGAAGTAGCGCCACACCAGGAAGGAGCGCATGTACACCTTCACCGCGCCGAAGGTTCCCAGATCGGTCTGGGCCAGGGTGCAGAGGACCACCAGGGCCATCAGCAGGATCATGGACACGATGGTGACCTGCATGGAAGCCAGGCCGTTCCAGAAGCGGAGCGCGTAGGTCTTAATCAAGGCGGAGGGTCTCCAGGTAGCGCATGAAGTCGGGCTTGGCCTTGCCCACGGGGGCCACGTCGCCCACCAGCTTGAGGAACCAGGTGCTCCCGTCCTTGGCGGTGAGGGAGCCCACGATCATGCGGGTCTGGGCCTGGCCCTGGCTGGTGAAGTCGAAGACGGCCACGGCGCCGGCCTTGCTCTTGACGGACTGGCGGGAGGTGCCCAGGGCCTTCTCGTCCATGGGTTCCAGGCCGATCTGGCCGCGCCAGCGGTTCACGTTGGCCAGTTCACCCCCCGCCTGGCCCGGAAGGCACACGACGGAGAGTTCGATCTTGCCCGGACCGGGCGGGTTGAGGGTGGCGAAGCGCATGCCGCTGCCCGGAGTCTCCGTCCAGCCCTTGGGAAGGGTCCAGCGCAGGGGGCTGGAGGGCGCCGGCGGCGGGGCCACCTCGCCGCCCATGGCCGGCGGCATGCCGCCCGGGGCCGGCATGGGGGTGGCGGGGGAAGCGGGCACAGGGGCGGAACGGCTCACCTGGTCCCGGTCGCAGCCGGTGAGGAGGATGGCGCCGGCAGCCAGCGCCGCGCAGGCGCCGGACGGCAGCCTCAGGGAAGGGGTTGGCATGGTGACATCTCCAAAGAAATGGCCTCAGTCCAAAGCATAACCGGACTGGTCCCATTTCAGACGCGGGAGCCCTGAATTGTGATCTACATCTTTTCGGCGATCTTGAGGACGGCGTCGCTGAGCTGCACCTTTGCGGATTTCAAATTGGCGGTGTTCAGGATGAGCTTGGGGCGGCCATTGTCCTCGAGGATCAGCACCGAGGCGGAGGAGGCCAGGTCCCGGCGGTTCGTGATGACGAGGCGGCCGAACTGCTTCATGGTCTTGGCGATGTTGGGGTTCGTGACCCAGCAGATGGCGGCGGAGGAATCCACGGCGATGCCCTGGGCTTCCAGGGCGCCCTTCAGCGCGGGATCGTCGCAGGCGATCTTGGCGGTGCCGCTGGAGGCGATGATGGCCTTCAGGAACTTGGCCTCCACTTCGGGGGCCAGTTCGGCGCGCACCGCAAGGCTGGCCACGGCCGCAGCCGCCAGGATGAAGATCTTTGCGTAGCTCATTTTGATCCTTTCATCGGCACGACAGCGGCCACGGAAGCCTGCTGGTTCGCCTGACCATAACCCCGGTCGAGGGGATCGCCCCTCCACGGTCGCTAGGGTTGATCACTCCCATTTTAATTCCATCGGCGAAATGGGGACAATGGTTTTGTACTGCCTGCTTTTTCCCAGGTCCTAAGCCTGCCGTTCCCCCAGGTTCCGCCAGAGGGCCACCCCCAGGACCCCCAGGCCCAGTCCCATCAGGCCGTGGGCGAGGCCGTAGGCGCCGGCCCGCAGGAAATGGTTGCCGAACATGAAACGCTCATTAAGCAATGCGAAATCGTGGGTCCCGTGGCGGACGCCCAGCACCAGGTGGTAGCCCTTGAGCAGCATGAGGATGACCGTGAGCACGGCGCCGGGGAGGTAGAGGCCGGTGGTCCAGCCCAGGACCCGCTGGGAGACCGGGCGCGCCCCCAGGGCGGAGGAAAGATGAAGCATCCAGGAAAAGGCCAGGGGCAGGAGGACGCCCACCAGGACGGCGTGCCCATGCACCAGCGCCAGGGTGAGGAGGAATTCCAGGTGGGCCCCCGCGGGCACCTCCGGGGAAATGAGCACCTTGCGCCCGGATTCCTGGAAGGAGATGCCGGCCAGCAGGGCCACGGCGAGCATGACGAGGGCGAAGCGCAGGTGCGTCCGGTGGAACCGCTGGTAGTGGCCGGGAATGTTCACGGGGGTCTCCTGGGTCGGTCCGCGTCGCTGGACGGGCCCTAAGCGGATTCTGAGGGAGCAAGTGACGAAGATCAAGGTTCCCCGGCGGGCATCCGTTGGATACTGGCCCGGTATCCATTCCGCCCTCGGCCGGGGGCGGGGCCTTCTGGTTTCCAGTTCCGTTTCCTCCTGGTGGCCCATGCTCGGTATTTCTCGTCAGACCGATTACGCGGTTAGGGTTGTGCTGCACCTGGCTTGCCTGGAGAAGGGCGCCCAGGTCTCCATCGCGGAGATCTCGGAATCCCGGTCCCTGCCCATGCCCTTCGTGCGGCGCCTCATCAAGCCCCTGGTGACCCGGGGCATCCTCGTTTCGGCCCGGGGCTCCTCCGGAGGCATCCGCCTGGCCCGGTCCGCCGGGGACATCTCCCTGCTGGACGTCGTGCAGGCCATGGAAGGGGGCATGGCCCTCAACCACTGCGCCGACGCCGACAAGGGCTGCCCCCTCTCCGGCGACTGCCCCGTGCAGTCCGTGTGGGTGGGCGCCACGAACGTCCTGGAACGCCACCTGGCCCAGGTCCACTTCGACACCCTCGCCGTGGGCCCCCACGGCCACGTGGTGGCCCACCAGCGCCTCCACACCGAAACCTCGGTGGCGGCGGGAAACTAGGGGCCGGGCCGAGTCATCGTACGGGTTCCGGACGTTCGCCCCGGTTCGTTGGCGCAGGCAAGCTGCGCCAACGGAAGGGCCCCGTCCGTGGACTGCGGAGGCGTGCTGCCGCATTCGTCCTCCGTTGGAGGGTGGGGGATTCACGATCCTGGGGCCCCCCGGGAGGGCCTAGGCCTCAAGGGCACGCTTCGAGTGATCGGGGGGAAGGGCGGTTGGCGCCGACGCTGAGTTGTGTCGATGGCTCGAAAAACCAGGAATGGGGCTCCATTCGTCCTCGGCGCATTCCCGCCAAAACACCGGAACGGCGATCCCTGTCCGAGAAACGGCAAGTGCTCGCAGCTTGCCTGCGAGCACTCACGGTGGGTCGGCGCCTTCGACCGGAACACAGGTGGGTCGGGGTCCCGCCCGATAGCCCCATTCAAAACCCCCGCGGCCCCCGGCAGGGACTGCTTGTCCGGGCCGAACGATCCAGACGTCGACCCCCCCCATGGGACGGACCTCGAGGCGCACGATTTCCCTCGGCGAATTAAGGAAATCCAGTCGTAAATATCCACCCAGAATTCGACTGAAAATGAGTCTCGCCAGCAGAATTGCGTGACAAATTCGAACGATCCGAAGGTAAATTTTTGATTTTTATTCATTCATTTAATTAGGCTTATACAAATCATTACCAAAAACATCACAAATGTGACAAAAGGGTCTTGTGAACTAGTGGCGGTTTCCTCCAGGATAGG is a genomic window containing:
- a CDS encoding 4Fe-4S binding protein; this encodes MKKRPFPLRTAVQAAFLALCGWIGVEFALFMHGRASHPPGAEGFLPISALLSLKFWAATGRICELHPAGLFIFLAILALGLFLKKAFCSWLCPVGALSEGLWRLGAKLFGRHLEPPRWLDYPLRSLKYLLLLFFLWAAWRMDGPALQGFLYSPFNAAADLRMYLFFARISATALAVVLVLAALSLVVKNVWCRYLCPYGALLGLLSLASPLRITRSKATCIDCKLCTKACPSRIQVHAATRVASDECTACLRCVEACPVKDTLEMRAPGGKAVPRAVFAALVVGLFMAITGLAMITGHWQNIITAEDYRELIRMQD
- a CDS encoding RrF2 family transcriptional regulator, translated to MLGISRQTDYAVRVVLHLACLEKGAQVSIAEISESRSLPMPFVRRLIKPLVTRGILVSARGSSGGIRLARSAGDISLLDVVQAMEGGMALNHCADADKGCPLSGDCPVQSVWVGATNVLERHLAQVHFDTLAVGPHGHVVAHQRLHTETSVAAGN
- a CDS encoding cytochrome c biogenesis protein ResB gives rise to the protein MIKTYALRFWNGLASMQVTIVSMILLMALVVLCTLAQTDLGTFGAVKVYMRSFLVWRYFPGLAFPLPIFPGGALVGLVLVFNLSLAGIRRLEANWSKCGLWLAHGGLILLVAGEFSTGAFQVETNMSIENGQTVNWLESPRDFELTVTDVTNPALPQAYGVPESLLAKGKDVPLPGTPLTIRVKKFYPNATLTRLGPGDPPPLATQGVGTGVKVAEAPLAATETEVNMVTAIVEPMAGGHSYGTWLASNGIGAPQSFIHEGHTYTLGVHNRRYYLPYSITLKKFSHDVYPGTQIPKNFSSLVHISDPTRGEERDVLISMNQPLRYDGRAFYQASFGKGDQLSILQVVKNPGWLIPYISCTLITLGLLIHFGITLRRSMKKRHETQQVTA
- a CDS encoding cytochrome c biogenesis protein — protein: MNLNRLAKWLPAVLTLAAAIFMMMPPRPVRGMEIEKFCRMPVLEGGRVKPLDSVARNAILLIQERQTIRFENRTLSPDEWILDVMFRPAVADQQPIFSIDDPDVLGLMGMAQSNQRRFSFATLGPHLDEIVKQAQTAMGIEAVKRSRFQSAVVKLYGRLEKYHGLRNSMQLMDTPGLFMELQTLNTPEAAARHQALAELALFKPLAPLAGQDPDAWLSVGTALDRASAGSMHPSLLPLARAGAAYTVGDAASFNAATADLASQVSSVRPEALRRAGSELLFNRVEPFYIGMIFYMLALGGIFFSWLGRREFFQEGAFSFLWGAAIIHTLGLASRIVLQGRPPVTNLYSSAVFVGWGAVILAIVLERMYRRGFATAVGAASGFVSLIIAHHLAMEGDTMEMMRAVLDSNFWLATHVVTITIGYSATFLAGAIAIAFTLRKLFARNRDEATTKVLADMTYGIICFALLFSFVGTVLGGIWADQSWGRFWGWDPKENGALLIVLWNAVILHARWAGYIREKGLMACAIFGNIITSLSWFGVNMLGVGLHSYGFTDAAFMWLFLFIGSQLVLIGLTLLPDSFHVGAKA
- the mqo gene encoding malate dehydrogenase (quinone) — translated: MVPKENQVDVAIVGGGIVSATLATMLAELRGDMRILVLERLGDVAEESSQAMNNAGTGHAANCELNYTPEKPDGSVDITKALNINASFEVSLQFWSHLVERGIIPAPSTFLNPCPHLSFVWGEANTRFLRTRQARLSGHPMFADMRITEDPAELKEWMPLIMEGREPGTPLAATRVDRGTDLDFGSLAHTMFTALKRRPGFRLEVNHDVQDLTREPYGLWRLKVADRKEGGHKEFTARFVFLGAGGGALPLLLKSGIPEADGYGGFPVSGQWLVCKNPSIVARHAAKVYGKATIGAPPMSVPHLDTRIIGESRALLFGPYAGFTTKYLKEGSYLDLPRSVKTTNLKPMLFAGLHNLDLTRYLIGQVLQSQEDRVKTLRDFIPTARLEDWDLEIAGQRVQIIKKDPKQGGKLEFGTEMVAAADGTLAALLGASPGASTCAATMVDLILKCFSESRTAEGQAIIRKMVPSHGHDLTKETDVLRAVRDRTNAVLGLR
- a CDS encoding S9 family peptidase, with product MAHLALSPDGSRVLFEVASQDLRKSTRATHVWMADLRSGAVRQLTFAGHSDTLPRWSADGKSFTFVSNREEGSQVWRMDMGGGEAKALTSFGPGIADPLVVGKTLFFQSTVFPEAMADEARNKAMADKLEKGPVQAHLADSLLYRHWTSYRDFQYTHLFSAPADGGPVTAITSGPRDFPGYDQSYDVAPDGRELCVATPNGAEPARSTNTDLFLIRLDGDRTPVCITGANPAADGAPRYSPDGRWIAYKFQQVPGFESDRFRLGVYDRTAKAFRNLTEALDNPVESFQWSADGKALWFTIQEKGRYPLYRVELSSGKPVRMLEGQSIREFVVAPDQGSVVFVRNRVGEASEVWSCRFPGKELRKLTAFNDAVAAEVDLRPAEELWVKGADGTPVQVFIVKPHGFDPAKKYPLILNVHGGPQMMWSDTFRGDWQVYPGAGYVVAFPNPHGSTGYGQAFTNAISRDWDGKVMTDIAKVTDALAALPYVDASRMGAMGWSWGGYAMMWLEGHTTRFKALAAMMGVYDLPAMHGSTEELWFPEWDLGGTPTSHKAAYDRMNPSGSAQAFKTPCLVITGEKDYRVPYTQSLEFFTDLQLAKVPSRLLVFKNDGHWPDRLKSMPVYYNAHLEWFAKYLGGAPAPWSTEALVRNQVFGD